A portion of the Tenacibaculum todarodis genome contains these proteins:
- a CDS encoding amidohydrolase — MSKSKILIGIIAIAFISYFLISKDFDKNSDTLYINGNFITLNETLENAEAIFVEKGKIKDIGTTNELEKYRKGNTVVDLKGATVLPGFIDSHSHVALSAFLNDMIDLSGFKHKTNAEVWNHLKEQIKTKKEGEWVICKGIDPILVEGLKTPNIAFLDEISPNNPILLVSQSMHTYWVNSNTFKKVNITKDTPNPSKSSYYEKDKNGELTGLIAEQEAFSPILNQLKRDVLTSKFLINSTVSTLNKYAKNGNTTVVSAGITINDDKPLLLYKHLSSEKSGFINQALATFGLLPKREQNPRHFLYIRHDRSFLLPETKANDDFYNIIGVKHWYDGSPYTGSMYLESPYLTTEFNKNKLHIPEDSSGKALIEEDSLVNFIKKYDKKGWQIAIHSQGDLSSRKVINAFKKANSEVNITEKRHRIEHCLLLSKNSLSEMKTLNMTPSFHINHLFYYGKALSNEIIGKERAERILPILTAEKLDIKYSMHADQPMFESKPFHLIQTAIKRQTKENDTLGYNERISLLNGLKAMTTNAAWQINMEDKIGSLAKGKYADFIIIDKNPFKTSIDSLHQIKVIKTFINGNEVK, encoded by the coding sequence ATGAGTAAATCCAAAATTCTAATAGGAATAATTGCAATTGCTTTTATCAGTTATTTTTTAATCAGTAAAGATTTTGATAAAAATAGCGATACACTTTATATAAACGGAAACTTCATTACACTAAATGAAACACTTGAAAATGCGGAAGCTATTTTTGTTGAAAAAGGAAAAATAAAAGACATTGGAACAACTAATGAATTAGAGAAATACAGAAAAGGGAATACTGTTGTAGATTTAAAAGGCGCTACTGTTCTTCCTGGGTTTATAGACAGTCATTCTCATGTTGCGCTATCAGCTTTTTTAAATGATATGATTGATTTGTCTGGCTTTAAACACAAAACAAATGCAGAAGTTTGGAATCATTTAAAAGAACAGATTAAAACCAAAAAAGAAGGTGAATGGGTTATTTGTAAAGGAATTGATCCAATTTTAGTAGAGGGTTTAAAAACACCTAACATAGCTTTTTTAGACGAAATTTCTCCAAACAATCCTATCTTATTGGTTTCACAAAGCATGCATACATATTGGGTAAATTCCAACACTTTTAAAAAAGTGAATATTACAAAAGACACTCCAAATCCATCAAAATCAAGTTATTATGAAAAGGATAAAAATGGAGAATTAACAGGATTAATTGCAGAACAGGAAGCTTTTTCACCAATTTTAAATCAACTTAAAAGAGATGTATTAACTTCTAAATTTTTAATAAATTCAACAGTTAGTACATTGAATAAATACGCTAAAAACGGTAACACAACTGTAGTTTCTGCAGGAATAACAATTAATGACGACAAGCCTCTACTACTTTACAAACATTTATCATCAGAAAAATCTGGTTTTATAAATCAAGCATTGGCAACATTTGGTCTTTTACCAAAAAGAGAGCAAAATCCAAGACATTTTTTATACATAAGACACGATAGGAGTTTTTTGCTACCTGAAACGAAAGCTAATGACGATTTTTACAATATTATTGGCGTAAAACATTGGTATGACGGTTCTCCTTACACTGGTTCCATGTATTTAGAATCGCCATATTTAACAACTGAATTCAACAAAAACAAATTGCATATTCCAGAAGATTCATCAGGAAAAGCACTAATTGAAGAAGATTCGCTAGTCAATTTTATTAAAAAATATGATAAAAAAGGATGGCAAATAGCTATTCATTCTCAAGGAGATCTTTCAAGTAGAAAAGTTATTAATGCTTTCAAGAAAGCTAATTCAGAAGTAAATATTACTGAAAAAAGACACAGAATTGAGCATTGTTTGTTACTTTCTAAAAACAGTCTTTCGGAAATGAAAACATTGAATATGACGCCAAGTTTTCACATAAACCATCTATTTTACTATGGAAAAGCACTATCTAATGAAATTATTGGAAAAGAACGCGCTGAAAGAATACTACCAATACTTACTGCTGAAAAGTTAGATATAAAATATTCAATGCATGCAGATCAACCAATGTTTGAGAGCAAGCCGTTTCATTTAATTCAGACTGCTATAAAAAGACAAACTAAAGAAAACGACACTCTTGGTTACAATGAAAGAATATCGCTCTTAAACGGCTTAAAAGCAATGACAACAAACGCTGCTTGGCAGATTAACATGGAAGATAAAATTGGTTCTTTAGCTAAAGGAAAATATGCCGATTTTATAATTATTGATAAAAACCCATTTAAAACATCTATTGATAGCTTACATCAAATAAAAGTTATAAAAACATTTATAAATGGAAATGAAGTAAAATAA
- a CDS encoding sterol desaturase family protein, whose product MDIFTHQNAYKWFIPICALAIFIEMYFSYKRKAKNYEFKDVSTNVYFALTNVLLDGLMYVTSFIVMDFFFKYRLINWESTGVLYWFIAFVGQDFLYYIHHYVDHHSRFFWAVHVTHHNSEYYNLSTGFRSPVLQPLYRFIFLIPLILVGIEPLHIMFAYAMNQNYGTLCHTNFIKPNKRKGVLGFFLNIWEYIFVTPSHHRVHHASNVKYLDKNMGMFLIIWDRMFGTFQAEETTEEYEKLKFGLTSPLEDKGPVNIIFHEWKAIFADFFKNKKHLPLGTRLKYVFMPPGWSHDGSTQTSKELQADLRSQQK is encoded by the coding sequence ATGGATATTTTCACGCACCAAAATGCTTACAAGTGGTTTATACCTATTTGTGCGCTTGCCATTTTTATAGAGATGTATTTTAGCTACAAAAGAAAAGCTAAAAACTATGAATTTAAAGATGTTTCTACCAATGTTTACTTCGCATTAACAAATGTTTTGTTAGACGGATTAATGTATGTTACTTCTTTTATAGTAATGGATTTTTTCTTTAAATACAGACTAATTAATTGGGAAAGCACTGGTGTTTTATACTGGTTTATCGCTTTTGTTGGTCAAGATTTCTTGTATTATATTCATCATTATGTAGATCATCATTCTCGTTTTTTCTGGGCAGTTCACGTAACGCATCATAACTCAGAATATTACAACTTATCTACCGGATTCCGTTCCCCTGTATTACAACCGTTATATCGTTTTATATTTTTAATTCCTTTAATTTTAGTCGGAATAGAACCTTTACACATAATGTTTGCTTATGCAATGAATCAGAATTACGGAACCTTATGTCACACCAACTTTATCAAACCAAACAAACGAAAAGGAGTTTTAGGTTTCTTTTTAAATATTTGGGAATACATTTTTGTTACGCCTTCGCATCACAGAGTACATCATGCATCAAACGTAAAGTATTTAGATAAAAACATGGGAATGTTTTTAATTATTTGGGACAGAATGTTTGGCACATTTCAAGCGGAAGAAACTACCGAAGAATATGAAAAATTGAAATTTGGCTTAACATCTCCATTAGAAGATAAAGGTCCAGTAAATATTATTTTTCATGAATGGAAAGCCATTTTTGCTGACTTCTTTAAAAATAAGAAACATTTACCTTTGGGAACTCGTTTAAAGTATGTTTTTATGCCGCCTGGTTGGTCTCATGACGGAAGTACACAAACAAGTAAAGAGTTACAGGCCGATTTAAGGTCTCAACAGAAATAA
- a CDS encoding DUF4870 domain-containing protein, with the protein MEKLPTTVEEGKTNAIISYITIIGTIVALILNNSKKNAFASFHIRQMIGLCILQILNGWVVTRFLGVFVGGAITLILLVLWIIGFMGALKGEEKLVPVVGAQFQDWFKGI; encoded by the coding sequence ATGGAAAAATTACCAACAACAGTAGAAGAAGGAAAAACAAATGCAATTATTAGCTACATAACAATCATTGGTACTATAGTAGCCTTAATTTTAAACAACAGTAAGAAAAATGCTTTTGCAAGCTTCCATATTCGTCAAATGATAGGGCTTTGTATTTTACAGATTCTTAACGGATGGGTTGTTACTCGGTTTTTAGGTGTATTTGTAGGCGGTGCAATTACTCTAATTTTATTAGTCCTTTGGATAATTGGATTTATGGGAGCTCTTAAAGGAGAAGAAAAACTAGTTCCTGTTGTTGGAGCTCAATTTCAAGACTGGTTTAAAGGAATTTAA
- the bshC gene encoding bacillithiol biosynthesis cysteine-adding enzyme BshC, whose product MTETDCIEHIPFKNTGYFTKTMEDYLAKDAKILPFYNNFPNLEGFKLQIEEKKLSFKAESRTILVESLKKQYKSSSISELTKANIELLANDNTFTITTGHQLNLFTGPLYFLYKILSVINLCEELSVKFPKENFVPIYWMATEDHDFEEINFFNFKDVKFRWNTNQNGAVGRFSTEGLEEVLAVFSAKLGDSKRANELKELFSEGYIKHNNLAEATQYIANELFGKYGIVIIDADTADLKRSFIPFVKDELLNHTSYNEVSKTNLEFEKNYKVQVNPREINLFYLANNQRERIIFENGVYQINNTEITFSEAEILSELEKYPERFSPNVLMRPLYQEVILPNLSYVGGGGEIAYWLQLKSYFKKVEVPFPILLLRNSVQVVSEKRSKKLEKLNISLEEIFLKQNDLLTKKVNENSEVSVDFEQQKEFLKQQFSELKVIAEKTDVSFLGAVNAQEKKQIKGLENLEKRLLRAEKRKQHDLVQRITDLQNQLFPNQSLEERQRNFSEYYLEYGDDFIQQLKDNLKPLQLEFTVLKM is encoded by the coding sequence ATGACAGAAACAGATTGTATAGAGCATATTCCGTTTAAAAACACTGGGTATTTCACAAAAACAATGGAAGATTATCTAGCTAAAGATGCTAAAATTCTCCCTTTTTATAATAATTTTCCAAACTTAGAAGGTTTTAAGTTACAAATTGAGGAGAAAAAGTTGTCATTTAAAGCTGAGTCGAGAACTATTTTAGTTGAATCTCTTAAAAAACAATATAAGAGCAGTTCTATTTCTGAGTTAACAAAAGCTAATATTGAGTTATTGGCGAATGATAACACCTTTACTATAACTACAGGTCACCAATTAAACTTATTTACAGGTCCTTTATATTTTTTATATAAAATATTGTCTGTCATTAACTTATGCGAAGAATTGTCTGTGAAATTTCCTAAAGAAAATTTTGTTCCAATTTATTGGATGGCAACAGAAGATCATGATTTTGAGGAAATTAACTTTTTTAATTTTAAAGACGTTAAATTTAGATGGAATACCAATCAGAATGGCGCAGTTGGTCGTTTTTCTACGGAAGGACTAGAAGAAGTTTTAGCGGTATTTTCTGCAAAATTAGGAGATTCTAAAAGAGCTAACGAGTTAAAAGAGCTGTTTTCTGAAGGTTATATAAAACACAATAATTTAGCAGAAGCAACTCAATATATTGCCAATGAGTTGTTTGGTAAATATGGAATTGTAATTATTGATGCCGATACTGCGGATTTAAAGCGTTCTTTTATTCCGTTTGTAAAAGATGAATTATTAAATCATACTTCTTACAATGAGGTTTCTAAAACGAATTTAGAGTTTGAAAAGAATTATAAAGTTCAAGTAAATCCTCGTGAGATAAATTTATTTTATTTAGCTAACAATCAACGAGAAAGAATTATTTTTGAAAATGGTGTTTATCAAATTAATAATACAGAAATCACTTTTTCTGAAGCAGAAATTTTATCAGAATTAGAAAAATATCCAGAACGTTTTTCACCAAACGTATTAATGCGCCCATTATATCAAGAAGTAATTTTACCAAACTTAAGTTACGTTGGTGGTGGTGGTGAAATTGCCTATTGGTTACAGCTAAAAAGCTATTTCAAGAAAGTTGAAGTTCCTTTTCCAATATTATTATTACGTAATTCTGTGCAGGTTGTTTCGGAAAAGCGATCTAAGAAATTAGAAAAACTAAATATTTCGCTTGAAGAAATCTTTTTAAAGCAAAACGATTTACTAACTAAAAAAGTGAATGAAAATTCTGAGGTTTCAGTAGATTTTGAACAACAAAAAGAGTTTTTAAAGCAACAATTTTCTGAGTTAAAAGTTATTGCAGAAAAAACAGATGTTTCTTTTTTAGGTGCTGTAAACGCTCAAGAAAAAAAGCAAATAAAAGGTTTAGAAAACCTTGAAAAACGTTTGTTGAGAGCAGAAAAACGTAAACAACACGATTTAGTACAAAGAATCACGGATTTACAGAATCAACTTTTTCCAAACCAGAGTTTAGAAGAACGTCAGCGTAATTTTTCCGAATACTATTTAGAATATGGCGACGATTTTATTCAGCAATTAAAAGATAACCTAAAGCCATTGCAGTTAGAGTTTACGGTTCTTAAAATGTAG
- a CDS encoding endonuclease III domain-containing protein, which translates to MTKAEKVQFVIDTLEEKYPEIPIPLDHKDPYTLLIAVLLSAQCTDVRVNKITPLLFAKADNPFDMVKMTVEEIKEIIRPCGLSPMKSKGIYGLSKILIDKYDGEVPQSFEGLEELPAVGHKTASVVMSQAFGVPAFPVDTHIHRLLWRWNLTNGKNVQQTEKDAKRLFPRELWNDLHLQIIWYGREYSPARGWNLENDIITKTIGRKTVLDEYYKK; encoded by the coding sequence ATGACAAAAGCCGAAAAAGTACAGTTTGTAATTGATACTCTTGAAGAAAAATATCCTGAAATTCCAATTCCGTTAGATCATAAAGATCCTTATACCTTGTTAATTGCGGTTTTATTATCTGCGCAATGTACCGATGTTCGTGTAAATAAGATTACACCACTTTTGTTTGCTAAGGCTGATAATCCTTTTGATATGGTTAAAATGACTGTGGAAGAAATTAAGGAAATTATTAGACCTTGTGGTTTATCTCCAATGAAATCGAAAGGAATTTACGGTTTGTCAAAAATATTGATTGATAAATATGATGGCGAAGTTCCGCAAAGTTTTGAAGGATTGGAAGAATTACCAGCTGTTGGTCATAAAACCGCGAGTGTTGTTATGAGTCAGGCTTTTGGTGTTCCTGCTTTTCCTGTGGATACTCATATTCACAGACTATTATGGCGTTGGAATTTAACCAACGGTAAAAATGTACAACAGACAGAAAAAGACGCAAAACGTTTGTTTCCTAGAGAGCTTTGGAACGATTTACATTTGCAAATAATTTGGTACGGAAGAGAATATTCTCCTGCTCGTGGTTGGAATTTAGAAAACGATATTATTACTAAAACTATTGGTAGAAAGACTGTTTTAGACGAGTATTATAAAAAATAA
- the bcp gene encoding thioredoxin-dependent thiol peroxidase, which translates to MNILKIGDKAPNFEAKDEKGNTIKLADYAGKKLVVFFYPKASTPGCTVEACNLRDNYQTFLAQGYAILGVSADSAKRQQNFINKNELPFPLLADEDKAVIEAFGVWGPKKFMGREYDGIHRTTFVIDENGVIEDVILKVKTKAHTEQILKTE; encoded by the coding sequence ATGAACATATTAAAAATAGGAGATAAGGCACCAAATTTTGAAGCCAAAGACGAAAAAGGAAATACAATAAAGTTGGCAGATTATGCCGGTAAAAAATTAGTAGTTTTCTTTTACCCAAAAGCAAGTACGCCAGGTTGTACAGTTGAAGCGTGTAATTTAAGAGATAATTATCAAACTTTTTTAGCGCAAGGTTATGCTATTTTGGGAGTAAGTGCTGATTCAGCAAAAAGACAACAAAATTTTATCAATAAAAACGAATTACCTTTTCCTTTATTAGCAGATGAAGATAAAGCTGTAATTGAAGCATTTGGTGTTTGGGGACCAAAGAAATTTATGGGAAGAGAATATGATGGAATTCATAGAACAACCTTTGTTATAGATGAAAACGGCGTAATTGAAGATGTTATTCTAAAAGTGAAAACAAAAGCACATACTGAACAAATATTAAAAACGGAATAA
- the rlmF gene encoding 23S rRNA (adenine(1618)-N(6))-methyltransferase RlmF produces the protein MSKSLHPKNKHNNGYDFDKLIKASEDLKPFVTENSYGTTTIDFSDPKAVKELNKALLKAHYGIEHWNFSDENLCPPIPGRVDYIHHLADLLSSEENIKILDIGTGASCVYPLLGVAEYNWNFVATDIDLDSLDFAQDIIDDNKLEAKITLRQQFKEEHILKEILEEDDAFTATMCNPPFYKSAEEARGANRRKTRNLGNNAVRNFAGNNNELWYIGGEKAFLHTYLYESSLNPKSSKWFTSLVSNKDNVKSLEASSKKLKVAEFKVIPMTQGNKVTRIVCWRF, from the coding sequence ATGAGTAAATCCTTACACCCAAAAAATAAACACAACAACGGTTACGATTTTGACAAGTTAATTAAGGCTTCAGAAGATTTAAAACCTTTTGTTACTGAAAATAGTTACGGAACAACAACCATAGACTTTTCTGATCCTAAAGCAGTAAAAGAACTTAATAAAGCATTATTAAAGGCGCATTACGGAATTGAACATTGGAATTTTTCAGACGAAAATTTATGTCCACCAATTCCTGGTCGTGTAGATTATATTCATCATTTGGCAGATTTGCTTTCTTCCGAAGAAAATATAAAAATTTTAGATATTGGTACAGGTGCAAGTTGTGTGTATCCGTTATTGGGTGTTGCTGAGTATAATTGGAATTTTGTTGCTACAGATATTGATTTAGACTCTTTGGATTTTGCGCAAGATATAATTGATGACAACAAGTTGGAAGCTAAGATTACCTTGCGTCAACAGTTTAAAGAAGAGCATATTTTAAAAGAAATTTTAGAAGAAGACGATGCTTTTACTGCAACTATGTGTAATCCGCCATTTTATAAATCTGCGGAAGAAGCAAGAGGAGCAAATCGACGAAAAACCAGAAATTTAGGAAACAACGCTGTCAGAAACTTTGCAGGAAACAATAACGAACTTTGGTATATTGGTGGAGAAAAAGCCTTTTTGCACACCTATTTGTATGAAAGTTCTTTGAATCCTAAAAGTAGTAAATGGTTTACAAGTTTGGTATCTAACAAAGACAATGTAAAGTCTTTGGAAGCTTCTTCTAAAAAACTAAAAGTTGCTGAGTTTAAAGTGATACCAATGACACAAGGAAACAAGGTTACAAGGATTGTTTGTTGGAGGTTTTAA
- a CDS encoding dihydroorotase: MSTLIKSATIIDTSSPYHNKQKDILITEGKIEKIADSIPKKDNYTVVKLDNLHVSCGWFDTSVSFGEPGFEERETIKNGLNVAAKSGFTNVAVNANTNPVIDNKSAVEFLINKANGFATSLHPIASLTQQSEGVDIAELFDMKQSGAIAFGDYKKPVSNDNLLKIALLYAQNFDGLVLSFPKNNAISGEGIVNEGINSTKLGLKGAPALAEELQIARDLFLLEYTGGRLHIPTVSTEKSVKLIKEAKKKGLNVTCSVAIHNLYLTDDELHGFDSNVKVNPPLRTQKDSKALIKGLNEGTIDVITSDHNPIDIEHKKVEFSVAKNGTIGLESAFGALNTLLDLNTITKCLSENPKKIFGLQTSSIEKGETANLSFFTTEGTSKFSKENILSTSKNSAFLGKILKGKAYGIFANNQLILNN; the protein is encoded by the coding sequence ATGAGCACGCTTATTAAATCGGCAACGATTATAGATACTTCTAGCCCATATCATAACAAGCAAAAAGATATTTTAATTACTGAAGGTAAAATTGAAAAAATAGCGGATTCTATTCCTAAAAAAGACAATTACACAGTAGTTAAACTTGACAATTTACATGTTTCTTGTGGTTGGTTTGATACTAGTGTTTCCTTTGGAGAACCTGGATTTGAAGAACGTGAAACTATTAAAAACGGTTTAAATGTTGCAGCAAAAAGTGGTTTTACAAACGTTGCTGTAAATGCAAATACAAATCCAGTTATTGATAACAAATCTGCAGTAGAATTCTTAATTAATAAGGCAAACGGTTTTGCAACTAGCTTACACCCAATCGCCTCTTTAACGCAACAAAGTGAAGGTGTTGATATTGCTGAATTATTTGACATGAAACAATCTGGCGCAATTGCTTTTGGAGATTATAAGAAACCCGTTTCTAACGATAATTTACTAAAAATTGCACTTTTATATGCGCAAAATTTTGACGGATTAGTTCTAAGCTTTCCAAAAAACAATGCTATTTCTGGTGAAGGAATAGTAAATGAAGGTATAAACTCTACAAAACTCGGACTAAAAGGAGCTCCTGCATTAGCAGAAGAACTTCAAATTGCAAGAGATTTATTTTTATTAGAATATACTGGTGGAAGATTACACATACCAACAGTTTCTACAGAAAAATCTGTAAAACTAATTAAAGAAGCTAAGAAAAAAGGATTAAACGTAACCTGTAGTGTTGCTATTCATAATTTATATTTAACGGATGACGAACTACATGGTTTTGACTCTAACGTAAAAGTAAATCCACCTTTACGTACACAGAAAGATTCTAAAGCGCTAATAAAAGGGTTAAATGAAGGAACAATAGACGTAATTACGTCTGACCACAATCCTATTGATATTGAACACAAAAAAGTAGAATTTAGCGTAGCAAAAAATGGAACAATAGGTTTAGAAAGTGCTTTTGGCGCTTTAAATACTTTATTAGACTTAAATACAATTACAAAATGCTTATCTGAAAATCCGAAGAAAATATTTGGCTTACAAACTTCTTCAATTGAAAAAGGAGAAACTGCCAACTTATCTTTCTTTACAACTGAAGGAACAAGCAAGTTCTCTAAAGAAAACATTTTATCAACAAGTAAAAACAGTGCTTTCCTTGGCAAAATCTTAAAAGGAAAAGCTTATGGAATATTCGCAAACAATCAATTAATTTTAAACAACTAA
- a CDS encoding alpha/beta hydrolase — protein MLHYEVRKPKTATENPPLLILLHGYGSNELDLFSFAEELPDELLIVSARAPYEMGMGGYAWYAINFDAANGKISDLNQARESLVKITDFIDTIKKEYNTSKTFLLGFSQGAILSYALSFKYPNKAQHIVALSGYLNEELLPKNPTEEQINTDYYISHGSVDQVIPVDWARRAPKFLDNLQLKNVFSEYPVGHGVAPQNFYNFKSWIEERLK, from the coding sequence ATGTTACATTACGAAGTAAGAAAACCAAAAACAGCAACCGAAAACCCACCGTTACTAATACTTTTACACGGTTACGGAAGTAATGAATTGGATTTATTTTCTTTTGCAGAAGAATTACCAGACGAATTATTAATTGTTTCTGCTCGCGCACCTTATGAAATGGGAATGGGCGGTTACGCTTGGTATGCGATAAACTTTGATGCTGCAAATGGAAAAATATCCGACTTAAACCAAGCAAGAGAATCTTTAGTGAAAATAACTGATTTTATTGACACCATTAAAAAAGAATACAATACCAGTAAAACTTTTTTATTAGGATTTAGTCAAGGAGCAATTTTAAGCTATGCTTTAAGTTTTAAATATCCAAACAAAGCGCAACATATAGTTGCTTTAAGTGGTTATTTAAATGAAGAGTTATTGCCTAAAAACCCAACTGAAGAACAAATTAATACAGATTACTATATTTCTCACGGAAGTGTTGACCAGGTAATTCCTGTAGATTGGGCACGTAGAGCACCAAAATTTCTAGACAATCTTCAACTTAAAAATGTTTTTTCTGAATACCCTGTTGGTCATGGAGTAGCTCCTCAAAACTTTTACAACTTTAAGAGTTGGATTGAAGAACGCTTAAAATAA
- a CDS encoding BatA domain-containing protein, with protein sequence MQFKHPEIFYFLALLIIPILVHLFQLQKFVKVPFTNVAFLQKLILQTRKSSKLKKWLILSTRLLALSAIIFAFTQPYFSNKKASKNQHNFIYLDNSLSTNTKGEKGNLLQISSQEIIETISNKDEFSLLTNNEFYKNISSSELKKVLLNINNTSEKLSIDEVLLKIESNDTNKSKALNKNILISDFQNTYKNNFTNVNSDLSLIKLENALQNNISIDSVFTNENDGNNLTVNINVRNQGEAKENIPIAIYNGQELISKQSFSIEKNTDKIISFSIENKTTFLGKIDLTFNDTFKFDNLFYFTLNKSKKIAVLSIGKPSNYLPKIYQKNEFNFSTSTVKNVNYNAILKQQLIVLNEVEEIPQSLISSLVNFSKNGGNLVVIPNKNINITSYNSFLKNLSVGKILENKKDTLKITDINFKHPLLKNVFLKKVQNFQHPTTQNYYTTVFSNASTIVGLENKSPFIQLIKTTNSNLYFVNSSLEKENSNFTNSPLIVPVFYNIGQQSLKYSKPYYTVGYENKFDINTQLNKDDILSIKGSKKSFIPLQQTLQNKVTLTTKNQPLEAGFYHVLKQKDTLKSIGFNYSKEESNLHFLDTDALANEQKNISTNTSVKAVFTEINKNNKVTWLWQWFLALAIVSLLLEILILKFFKA encoded by the coding sequence ATGCAATTTAAACATCCAGAGATATTTTATTTTCTTGCACTACTAATTATACCAATTTTAGTGCATTTATTCCAGCTGCAAAAGTTTGTAAAAGTTCCTTTTACCAACGTTGCTTTTTTACAGAAATTAATACTGCAAACTAGAAAAAGTTCTAAGCTAAAAAAGTGGTTGATTTTAAGCACAAGATTACTTGCACTTTCAGCGATAATTTTCGCGTTTACACAACCTTATTTTAGTAATAAGAAAGCAAGTAAAAATCAACATAATTTTATATATTTAGACAATTCATTAAGCACAAACACGAAAGGAGAAAAAGGTAATTTATTACAAATTTCATCTCAAGAAATCATAGAAACCATTTCTAATAAAGATGAGTTTTCTTTACTCACAAATAATGAATTCTATAAAAATATTTCGTCATCTGAATTAAAAAAAGTACTTTTAAACATCAATAACACTAGTGAAAAATTGTCAATTGATGAAGTTTTACTAAAAATTGAGAGCAATGACACAAATAAAAGCAAAGCTTTAAATAAAAATATATTAATATCTGATTTTCAGAATACTTATAAAAATAATTTTACAAATGTAAACAGTGATTTATCACTAATAAAACTAGAAAACGCTTTACAAAACAACATTTCTATTGATAGTGTTTTCACAAATGAGAATGATGGTAATAACCTAACAGTAAATATCAATGTAAGAAATCAAGGTGAAGCAAAAGAAAACATTCCAATTGCAATTTACAATGGTCAAGAACTAATTAGTAAACAGTCCTTCTCTATCGAAAAAAATACTGACAAAATTATTTCTTTCAGCATAGAAAACAAAACTACTTTTCTAGGCAAAATAGACCTAACTTTTAACGATACTTTTAAGTTTGACAATCTATTTTATTTCACATTAAATAAGAGTAAAAAAATTGCTGTTTTAAGTATTGGAAAACCCTCAAATTACTTACCTAAAATTTATCAAAAAAACGAATTTAACTTTTCCACTTCTACTGTTAAAAATGTAAATTATAATGCAATCTTAAAACAACAATTAATAGTCTTAAATGAGGTTGAAGAAATTCCACAAAGCTTAATTTCTAGCTTGGTAAACTTTTCTAAAAATGGAGGAAATCTTGTAGTTATTCCAAATAAAAATATAAATATTACTTCTTACAACAGCTTCTTAAAGAATTTATCTGTTGGAAAAATTCTTGAAAATAAAAAGGATACTTTAAAAATTACCGACATTAACTTTAAGCACCCACTGCTTAAGAATGTCTTTTTAAAGAAAGTTCAAAATTTTCAACACCCAACTACACAAAATTATTACACAACTGTATTTTCTAACGCAAGTACAATTGTGGGCTTAGAAAACAAATCACCTTTTATTCAGCTAATAAAAACAACAAACTCTAATCTATATTTTGTAAATTCTTCTTTAGAAAAAGAAAACAGCAACTTCACCAATTCTCCTTTGATAGTTCCTGTATTTTACAACATAGGGCAACAGAGTTTAAAGTACTCAAAACCATACTACACAGTTGGTTACGAAAATAAATTTGATATTAACACACAACTTAACAAAGACGATATCCTATCAATAAAAGGTTCAAAAAAATCATTTATTCCACTGCAACAAACACTACAAAACAAAGTTACATTAACTACTAAAAACCAACCTTTAGAAGCTGGATTCTATCATGTTTTAAAGCAAAAAGACACCTTAAAATCCATCGGTTTTAATTACTCGAAAGAAGAAAGTAATCTTCATTTCTTAGATACAGATGCATTGGCAAATGAGCAAAAAAACATTTCTACAAACACTTCTGTTAAAGCCGTTTTTACAGAAATTAACAAAAACAACAAAGTTACATGGCTTTGGCAATGGTTTTTAGCGTTGGCTATTGTATCTTTGTTATTAGAAATCTTAATTCTAAAATTCTTCAAAGCATGA